The genomic interval AGCTATGATTCCGCTTTCCGGATCTTATTATTACCTTCTTGCGCTCATGATACTTCTTGGAATATTCACTGTCAATGGATTCTCCATGCTTTATTCGCTCATTGTCCTGAGAACAACTGACAGAGGTATGGTGTCATTTTCGCTTTCTATAGTGAATTTTATACAGAACATAATCGGATCAACTACGCCATTCTTCTTTGGGATACTTTCTCATTATTACGGTTATCCGATATCCTGGGAAACCATTGGGATCATAGGCATATTCTGCACGTTTCTCATAATACCTGTTCGGAGAGAGTTCTGGAAAGAGCGCAGAAATAGCGAGATTGCTACGCAGTGAAATATACTTACTCCGGTCTATGGATGCAGGAAACCACTCCCGTTGAAATTGCCCTAAATGCCATAGCGATTCACTTGTCAGGCAATATTTAATATAACCACTTCAATTTCAATTGATGAAGTTTTCAAAAGTTTCAGAAAAATTCACAGAAATGTCACAAACGCGTAAGAGACTTGAACTTACCTCGATCCTTGTTGATATAATAAAAGAGGCAGAGGATGATTTAAAAGAACTCATTTACCTAATCCAGGGAAAACTTGCGCCTGATTATGAAGGCGTACAGCTTGGGATGGCAGACAAGCAACTTGCGAAGGGACTTTCAGCGATCTCGGGAAAACCACAGTCTTTTATTGACGAGAAGTTTGCTAAGGAGGGGGATCTTGGAAACGTGGCAAAAGAAATTATGTCGTCAAGAGCTCAGAACGCCCTTTTCGGTGAAGAAATGACTGTAAAGCACCTTCATCAGCAGCTTATGAACCTCTCCAGAACATCAGGAAAAGGGAGTGTGGAACAGAAACTCAAAATATATGAGGATCTTCTCTTGAATTCCACGCCAGAAGATGCGATGTACATAACACGCATAATAACGGGAAAATTAAGACTCGGAGTTTCAGACTCTACAATCCTTGATGCACTGATTTCAGCGTTTGCGGACAAAGAACATGCAGAAGAAATCAATGAAGCTTATAATTTTCACCCAGATCTTGGCCTTATAGCAGAACTGCTCAGATCTGGTGAAATAGAAAAAGTACGTGCAATGGGCCCTGAACTGTTTGTCCCCGCTAAAGTTATGCTTGCCGAAAGGCTGCCAGGAGTTCACGAGATAATTGAAAAAATGTCTGGAAACTCAGCATTTGAATTCAAATACGATGGCATCAGAACGCAGATACATAAAAGGAAGGGAGAAGTGAGGATATATTCCAGAGGATCTGAGGAGACCACGAAGAATTTTCCGGATGTCGTTAGAAATGCAAAAGAGACGTTTTCCTGTGAATCATGCATACTTGATGGAGAATCGGTACCTTATAACAGTGAAACTGGAGAGATGTACCCATTTCAGATGGTTTCACAGCGAAGGGGAAGAAAACACGATCTGGAAGAGATGGAGAAGGAGGTGCCGATCGTTGTTTTCCTGTTTGATATAATCTACCTGAATGGAAAACAGCTCCACAAGGTACCCTATCCTGAGAGAAGGAAAATACTTGAGGGCCTATTCACAGAGGATGACAAATTCAAACTTGCAACTCGTCTAGTTAGCTCAGATGAGAAGAAGGTTACTGCATTCTTCAATGAGGCCATTTCTTCCGGTTGTGAAGGTTTGGTCGCAAAGAACACATCAGATCAGTCCGTTTACCGTGCAGGCG from Thermoplasmatales archaeon carries:
- a CDS encoding ATP-dependent DNA ligase — its product is MKFSKVSEKFTEMSQTRKRLELTSILVDIIKEAEDDLKELIYLIQGKLAPDYEGVQLGMADKQLAKGLSAISGKPQSFIDEKFAKEGDLGNVAKEIMSSRAQNALFGEEMTVKHLHQQLMNLSRTSGKGSVEQKLKIYEDLLLNSTPEDAMYITRIITGKLRLGVSDSTILDALISAFADKEHAEEINEAYNFHPDLGLIAELLRSGEIEKVRAMGPELFVPAKVMLAERLPGVHEIIEKMSGNSAFEFKYDGIRTQIHKRKGEVRIYSRGSEETTKNFPDVVRNAKETFSCESCILDGESVPYNSETGEMYPFQMVSQRRGRKHDLEEMEKEVPIVVFLFDIIYLNGKQLHKVPYPERRKILEGLFTEDDKFKLATRLVSSDEKKVTAFFNEAISSGCEGLVAKNTSDQSVYRAGARGWLWIKLKREYESEFNDTLDLVVVGAFTGHGRRKGTYGALLLASYNEEDDSFETICKLGSGFTDDVLFNLPKKFADKIIKDKPARVESKLTPDFWIDPEQVMEVKGAEITVSPIHTCDYGKVEKEAGLAIRFPRFTGRWREDKKPEDATTSKEILEMFNSQKKSIK